One Ascaphus truei isolate aAscTru1 chromosome 9, aAscTru1.hap1, whole genome shotgun sequence genomic region harbors:
- the EGLN3 gene encoding prolyl hydroxylase EGLN3, which produces MPLKHRLAMDLEKLALEFITPQLLSAGFCYLDHFMGEEVGDRVLDQVRRLHQDGELKDGQLAGRLRGVSKRHLRGDKIAWIAGTEDRCEAIGLVLSVIDQLVVLCSSRLGQCYVTQRSKAMVACYPGNGAGYVRHVDNPTGDGRCITCIYYLNKDWDAQVHGGILRIFPEGSACIADIEPLFDRLLFFWSDRRNPHEVQPSYSTRYALTVWYFNAQERAAAKKRFKNLSGKVCVYISVSSVMHIVTRHVH; this is translated from the exons ATGCCCCTGAAACACAGGCTTGCTATGGATCTGGAGAAGCTAGCCCTGGAGTTCATCACCCCCCAGCTGCTCTCTGCTGGTTTCTGTTACCTGGACCACTTcatgggggaagaggtgggggacAGGGTGCTGGATCAGGTCAGGCGGCTGCACCAGGACGGGGAGCTGAAGGATGGACAGCTGGCTGGGCGCCTTCGGGGGGTCTCCAAGAGACACCTGCGGGGGGATAAAATTGCCTGGATTGCGGGCACCGAGGACAGATGTGAGGCTATTGGCCTGGTTCTGTCTGTCATAGACCAGCTGGTGGTGCTGTGTTCGAGCCGACTGGGCCAGTGCTATGTGACACAGAGGTCTAAG GCGATGGTGGCATGTTACCCTGGTAACGGCGCTGGGTACGTGCGGCACGTAGATAACCCCACGGGAGACGGGCGCTGTATCACCTGCATCTACTACCTGAACAAAGACTGGGATGCACAG GTACACGGGGGAATCCTGCGCATTTTCCCTGAAGGCAGCGCTTGTATAGCGGACATTGAGCCGCTCTTTGACCGTCTGCTTTTCTTCTGGTCCGATCGTCGCAACCCACACGAGGTGCAACCGTCCTACTCTACCAg ATATGCACTGACCGTTTGGTATTTCAATGCCCAAGAAAGAGCGGCTGCAAAGAAGAGATTCAAGAATTTGAGCGgtaaggtgtgtgtatatatcagtgtgtcaaGCGTCATGCATATAGTCACAA gacacgTCCACTGA